The Argopecten irradians isolate NY chromosome 16, Ai_NY, whole genome shotgun sequence genome window below encodes:
- the LOC138310879 gene encoding uncharacterized protein, producing MAFFDTNSSTVRFSTSAFLLVIIVLVYLPDQLESIKAATFSSLRSILNNTRIDTNLTASITNIRKLPCMSECLNNVNCMSAGYHSNNTECRLHSVLDSGSSGVPETGWEYFSIQEDFCRKENFVHNRILDICYSVEPGLKNCPDAMGTCASIPASLLTVDSQEKQDWLQEVCVANNITGVYFDMYKDGVWKLRSTGMTPSYTNWDDGQPDSTGTDVCVASKPNFNWMWHDYPYPWKAGIICEIRRP from the exons ATGGCGTTTTTCGACACAAATTCGAGTACAGTGCGCTTCTCAACTTCCGCTTTCCTTTTGGTTATTATTGTACTTGTTTATTTACCTGATCAGTTAGAGTCCATTAAGGCAGCCACGTTTTCATCTTTGCGATCCATTTTGAACAACACAAGGATTGATACGAACCTAACGGCAAGTATTACAAACATACGAAAACTACCATGCATGTCGGAATGTTTAAATAACGTTAACTGCATGTCAGctggttaccatagcaacaatACGGAATGTCGGTTACACAGTGTGTTGGATTCCGGTTCCAGCGGTGTACCCGAAACTGGATGGGAATATTTCTCCATCCAAGAAG ATTTCTGTCGAAAGGAAAATTTCGTGCATAACCGGATTCTTGACATTTGTTACTCTGTGGAACCTGGATTAAAAAATTGCCCGGATGCAATGGGTACTTGTGCCAGTATCCCTGCATCTTTACTAACCGTGGACAGTCAGGAAAAACAGGATTGGTTGCAGGAAGTTTGTG TGGCTAACAATATCACTGGAGTATATTTCGACATGTATAAAGACGGTGTATGGAAGCTGAGAAGCACTGGTATGACTCCTTCTTACACAAATTGGGATGATGGACAACCCGATAGCACGGGTACAGATGTCTGTGTGGCTTCGAAACCCAACTTTAACTGGATGTGGCACGACTACCCATACCCGTGGAAGGCGGGAATCATTTGTGAAATTCGTCGTCCATAA